From a region of the Tateyamaria omphalii genome:
- a CDS encoding baseplate multidomain protein megatron: protein MATVVLSAAGAAIGGSVGGSVLGLSSVAIGRAVGATLGRLIDQRVMGQGSEVVEHGKVDRFRLSNSGEGAAISQLYGRMRLGGQVIWTSDFLETVSVTGGGGGGGGKGAPSAPPEPERREYSYSVSLALAVCEGEVTRIGRVWADGEEVALNDLNMRVYTGSMDQLPDPLIEAIEGQGMVPAYRGTAYVVIEHLALGRFGNRVPQFSFEVVRPEQAEQDDADEEMTRAIEAVALMPGTGEYALATTPVNYVDANNGRWSANINTPAGRPDFSVSLDALQTELPNCEAASLIVSWFGNDLRCGQCQLQPKVERWNVEGENMPWSVSGLPRTSAHAIPQVDGRPIYGGTPSDKSVVEAIRAMVSVGKKVMFYPFILMDQLEGNALPNPYRPEDSQPHLPWRGRITLSTAPGVEGSPDGTAVAEAEVDAFFGTVEASDFYIDNEIHYTGPTEWSLSRFILHYAAVCRAAGGIDSFCISSEMRGLTQIRGAGNRFYAVEKLRSLAAQVRLLLGPGIKISYAADWTEYFGYQPQDGTGDRYFHLDPLWADDNIDFIGIDNYMPISDWRDGDDHADADWRSIYNLDYLRGNIEGGEGYDWYYASDEAAAAQIRTPITDGAHDEPWVYRFKDLRNWWSNAHHERVAGVRSETPTAWVPQSKPIWFTEMGCAAIDKGTNQPNKFLDQKSSESSLPRYSNGARDDLMQKQYLRAMHSHWRAPENNPVSDEYAGPMVDMSRAFVWAWDARPYPFFPNSLRIWSDGDNYPRGHWINGRTSGRSIASVVGEICDRSGLVHYDTSELYGFVSGYVVDDVTDARGALQPLMLRFAFDAVERDGVLKFITRTGQNAVALPSGTLALHSDLNGSLEQSRESDADLAGRVRLRFVQTDGNFDVLSEEAVLADDATHAVSTSEIPMALTRPEGRQVAERWLTEARIAREGVKLALPPSLIGVGAGDVIEVAADKSEGPGLYRVDRVEQGEMQLLEAVRIEPEIYTPSEISDELAGVREFVPPVPLTSVFMDLPLLTGDEVEHAPHVAVTGTPWPGGVAVYQSSSDSDFQLNSIVAARSSVGFLNRPLLRAKSGLIDYGEPLEVKMVHGTLQSIPDTGLLNGRNLAAIGDGSPDNWELIQFRDVELIAENQYLLSHRLRGQAGTDALMPEEWPTGSWFVLMNGVPSQITLQRTLRRISQTFRVGPSRRSYDDPSYTEVQHAFNGNGLRPYSPVHLTLSRGSAGVNATWIRRTRLDGDEWELPDVPLAEETESYSVRVLQAGQILRETTVASPNWSYSDAMQQLDGVSGAFAVAVAQNSARFGSGPFTTAVWDVPSV from the coding sequence ATGGCGACCGTTGTACTATCTGCCGCGGGTGCGGCTATTGGCGGCTCGGTTGGCGGGTCCGTTCTTGGCCTGTCGTCGGTGGCGATTGGGCGGGCCGTCGGCGCGACCCTGGGGCGCCTTATTGACCAACGCGTCATGGGCCAAGGCTCTGAAGTTGTTGAGCATGGAAAGGTTGACCGTTTTCGGTTGTCCAATTCCGGCGAAGGGGCGGCAATTTCTCAGCTTTATGGTCGCATGAGGTTGGGGGGACAGGTCATCTGGACGTCGGACTTTCTGGAAACCGTGTCTGTAACAGGTGGCGGAGGCGGCGGCGGTGGCAAAGGTGCACCCTCTGCGCCGCCCGAACCGGAACGGCGCGAATACTCGTACTCCGTCAGCCTTGCGCTTGCGGTCTGTGAGGGCGAAGTCACCCGGATCGGACGGGTTTGGGCCGACGGCGAAGAGGTCGCGCTGAATGATCTGAACATGCGCGTGTACACCGGATCGATGGATCAGCTTCCAGACCCGCTGATTGAGGCCATCGAAGGTCAAGGAATGGTTCCGGCCTATCGCGGTACGGCCTATGTCGTGATTGAACATCTTGCCTTGGGTCGGTTTGGGAACCGCGTGCCGCAGTTTTCTTTTGAAGTGGTGCGGCCCGAGCAAGCCGAACAAGACGACGCCGACGAGGAGATGACGCGCGCGATTGAAGCCGTCGCGTTGATGCCCGGCACCGGTGAGTATGCGCTGGCAACAACGCCTGTAAACTATGTCGACGCCAACAACGGACGGTGGAGCGCCAACATCAACACCCCTGCCGGACGGCCGGATTTCAGTGTGTCATTGGACGCATTGCAGACGGAGTTGCCGAACTGTGAGGCGGCATCACTGATTGTGTCCTGGTTTGGCAACGACCTGCGCTGCGGCCAGTGTCAGCTGCAGCCAAAAGTCGAGCGATGGAATGTCGAGGGCGAAAACATGCCGTGGTCGGTGAGTGGTTTGCCTCGGACATCGGCCCATGCCATTCCACAGGTCGATGGTCGTCCGATTTACGGGGGGACACCTTCGGATAAATCGGTTGTCGAAGCCATCCGGGCGATGGTTTCTGTTGGAAAGAAGGTGATGTTCTACCCCTTCATTCTCATGGATCAGCTGGAGGGCAATGCGCTACCGAATCCATACCGTCCGGAAGACAGCCAGCCGCATTTGCCTTGGCGCGGTCGGATTACCCTGTCCACGGCGCCAGGTGTCGAAGGATCACCTGACGGCACAGCAGTGGCGGAAGCGGAGGTCGACGCCTTCTTTGGCACGGTAGAAGCCAGCGATTTCTACATCGACAATGAAATTCATTACACCGGACCGACCGAGTGGTCTCTGTCGCGCTTTATCCTGCATTACGCGGCTGTGTGTCGTGCCGCCGGTGGTATCGACTCGTTTTGCATCAGTTCCGAAATGCGCGGGCTGACCCAGATAAGGGGTGCCGGCAACCGCTTTTATGCCGTGGAAAAGCTGAGATCACTTGCCGCACAAGTCCGTCTGTTGCTTGGGCCGGGTATCAAGATCAGCTATGCAGCTGATTGGACAGAATATTTTGGGTACCAGCCCCAGGACGGGACCGGAGACCGCTATTTTCATCTGGATCCGCTTTGGGCCGACGACAACATCGACTTTATTGGCATCGACAATTACATGCCAATTTCAGACTGGCGCGACGGCGACGACCATGCGGATGCTGACTGGCGCAGCATTTACAACCTAGACTATCTGCGCGGCAATATTGAGGGCGGCGAAGGGTACGATTGGTACTACGCTTCAGATGAAGCTGCCGCTGCACAGATCAGAACACCCATCACCGATGGCGCGCATGACGAACCCTGGGTTTATCGTTTCAAGGATTTGCGAAACTGGTGGAGCAACGCCCATCATGAACGTGTCGCCGGTGTGCGGTCAGAGACACCGACGGCGTGGGTGCCTCAATCGAAGCCCATCTGGTTCACAGAAATGGGCTGTGCTGCGATAGACAAAGGCACAAACCAGCCTAACAAGTTCCTTGACCAGAAATCATCCGAAAGCAGCTTGCCTCGCTACTCAAACGGTGCGCGCGATGATTTGATGCAGAAACAGTACCTGCGCGCAATGCATTCCCATTGGCGCGCGCCGGAAAACAACCCGGTTTCCGATGAATATGCCGGTCCAATGGTTGATATGTCGCGAGCGTTTGTCTGGGCTTGGGATGCGCGTCCGTACCCGTTTTTTCCAAATTCTTTGCGGATCTGGTCTGATGGCGACAACTATCCCCGTGGGCATTGGATCAATGGCCGTACGTCCGGACGGTCAATTGCGTCTGTTGTCGGTGAAATTTGTGACCGTTCCGGTTTGGTGCACTATGACACTTCAGAGCTTTACGGTTTTGTTAGCGGGTACGTTGTGGACGACGTCACGGATGCGCGTGGTGCCTTGCAACCCTTGATGCTGCGCTTTGCATTTGATGCGGTGGAGCGGGATGGGGTTTTGAAGTTCATCACGCGGACGGGCCAGAACGCCGTCGCTTTGCCTTCCGGCACACTTGCACTGCATTCCGATCTTAACGGAAGCCTCGAGCAATCTCGCGAGTCAGACGCTGATCTGGCAGGGCGTGTTCGGTTGAGATTCGTGCAGACAGATGGCAATTTTGACGTTTTATCGGAAGAAGCGGTGCTGGCGGATGACGCCACGCACGCGGTATCTACAAGTGAGATTCCGATGGCCCTGACGCGCCCGGAAGGGCGACAAGTAGCTGAGCGCTGGCTTACCGAAGCGCGGATTGCGCGGGAGGGAGTCAAGCTCGCCCTCCCTCCTTCTCTCATTGGAGTTGGTGCTGGCGATGTGATCGAAGTCGCGGCAGACAAATCGGAGGGCCCTGGGCTTTATCGAGTGGATCGCGTTGAACAAGGCGAGATGCAACTGCTTGAAGCCGTGAGGATCGAACCTGAAATCTATACGCCGTCTGAGATTTCTGACGAGTTGGCAGGCGTGCGCGAATTCGTTCCGCCGGTACCACTGACATCTGTGTTCATGGATTTGCCGCTCTTGACTGGTGATGAGGTCGAGCACGCACCACATGTCGCGGTTACCGGAACACCATGGCCGGGCGGCGTTGCCGTCTACCAGTCATCTTCGGATTCGGATTTCCAACTGAATTCTATCGTCGCAGCGCGTTCGAGTGTCGGTTTTCTGAACCGCCCGTTGTTGCGTGCAAAAAGTGGTCTGATCGATTACGGCGAGCCGCTTGAAGTGAAGATGGTTCACGGCACGCTGCAGTCCATTCCGGATACCGGGCTTTTGAATGGTCGCAACCTGGCTGCCATCGGAGATGGTTCGCCCGACAATTGGGAACTCATCCAGTTCAGAGATGTCGAGTTGATTGCCGAGAACCAGTATTTGTTGTCGCACAGGTTACGCGGTCAAGCAGGCACCGACGCCCTCATGCCCGAAGAATGGCCGACCGGTTCATGGTTCGTCCTGATGAATGGTGTTCCTTCGCAGATTACCCTTCAGCGTACCCTGCGGCGCATTTCGCAGACATTTCGCGTCGGGCCATCGCGGCGCAGCTACGATGATCCTTCCTACACGGAGGTGCAGCACGCGTTTAACGGCAATGGTTTGCGTCCTTATTCGCCAGTTCACTTGACGCTGTCGCGTGGTTCGGCAGGCGTAAACGCAACGTGGATCAGGCGGACGCGGCTTGATGGTGACGAGTGGGAATTGCCGGATGTGCCATTGGCAGAGGAAACCGAAAGTTACTCGGTTCGCGTTTTGCAGGCGGGACAGATCTTGCGGGAAACGACCGTTGCTTCGCCGAACTGGTCTTATTCTGATGCGATGCAGCAGTTGGATGGAGTGTCTGGCGCGTTTGCAGTTGCAGTCGCACAGAACTCAGCCCGTTTCGGTTCGGGTCCCTTCACGACTGCGGTTTGGGACGTTCCAAGCGTCTGA
- the cysE gene encoding serine O-acetyltransferase: MADLRTNVSSIDPVWDQITEEARQAVSDEPLIGGFVHACILHHKSVEKALSYRIAAKLASNEMSMVVVREIVEEAYQTSPALVEAARADLVAVYERDPACHRLLQPILYFKGYQAMQAYRVGHYLWTEGHRDLAYFFQMRVSEIFGVDIHPAAHIGKGIMIDHAHSIVIGETAIVGDNVSMLHSVTLGGTGKEEEDRHPKIGNGVLIGAGAKVLGNIKIGNCSRIAAGSVVLEEVPPCKTVAGIPARIVGEAGCDQPSVSMNHMLGKDH; this comes from the coding sequence ATGGCTGACCTACGTACGAATGTTTCTTCCATTGACCCGGTTTGGGATCAGATTACGGAAGAAGCACGACAGGCTGTTTCAGACGAGCCTCTGATCGGCGGCTTTGTGCACGCATGCATCCTGCATCACAAGTCGGTTGAGAAGGCGCTGTCGTACAGAATTGCCGCGAAACTGGCGTCAAATGAGATGTCGATGGTGGTTGTGCGTGAGATTGTTGAGGAGGCATATCAGACATCTCCTGCTTTGGTTGAAGCGGCGCGCGCCGATCTGGTCGCCGTGTATGAGCGAGATCCAGCGTGCCATCGGTTGCTGCAACCGATCTTATATTTCAAGGGCTACCAAGCCATGCAGGCCTACCGCGTTGGTCACTATTTGTGGACCGAGGGGCATCGGGACCTTGCCTATTTCTTCCAGATGCGGGTGTCAGAGATTTTCGGCGTCGATATTCACCCCGCCGCGCACATTGGGAAGGGTATAATGATTGATCACGCCCATTCGATTGTCATCGGCGAGACGGCGATTGTTGGTGACAACGTGTCGATGTTGCATTCGGTGACGCTTGGCGGGACCGGCAAAGAGGAAGAAGATCGTCACCCCAAGATCGGTAATGGTGTTTTGATTGGTGCCGGGGCTAAGGTTCTGGGCAACATCAAGATCGGCAATTGCAGTCGCATCGCGGCGGGTTCGGTTGTTTTGGAGGAAGTTCCGCCGTGCAAGACGGTTGCGGGCATCCCGGCCAGGATTGTGGGTGAAGCGGGATGCGATCAGCCATCGGTATCCATGAACCACATGCTGGGCAAAGATCACTAG
- a CDS encoding pyruvate dehydrogenase complex dihydrolipoamide acetyltransferase codes for MPIEILMPALSPTMEEGTLAKWLVKEGDTVSSGDLLAEIETDKATMEFEAVDEGTVGKILVAEGSEGVKVNTPIAVLLEDGESADDIGDTSVPKEAAGNSAAPEDASDETTSTEGHGHGETDATTAAAAQKSGDVKRIFASPLARRIAAQKGLDLSAIKGSGPHGRIVKADVESAEAAPVTAAEPTADASPVQAALAAPSGPSSDAIAKMYASREYEEVELDGMRKTIAARLTEAKQTVPHFYLRRDIKLDALLEFRGTLNGQLADRGVKLSVNDFIIKACALALQQVPEANAVWAGDKVLKLTPSDVAVAVAIEGGLFTPVLQDAHQKSLSALSAEMKGLASRARDRKLAPHEYQGGSFAISNLGMFGIDNFDAVINPPHGAILAVGTGVKKPIVGKDGKLGVATVMSVTLSVDHRVIDGALGAQLLQVIVDNLENPLAMLA; via the coding sequence ATGCCGATAGAAATTCTCATGCCCGCGCTGTCTCCGACGATGGAGGAAGGCACGCTTGCAAAGTGGCTGGTGAAAGAGGGGGATACGGTATCGTCCGGCGACCTTCTGGCCGAGATCGAGACGGACAAGGCGACGATGGAGTTCGAGGCCGTCGATGAGGGGACGGTGGGCAAGATCCTCGTGGCCGAGGGCAGCGAGGGCGTGAAGGTCAACACGCCCATTGCGGTACTGCTCGAAGACGGTGAAAGCGCCGACGACATTGGTGACACATCCGTTCCAAAGGAGGCGGCCGGCAACAGTGCGGCGCCGGAGGATGCATCAGACGAAACAACGTCGACAGAAGGCCATGGTCATGGAGAAACAGACGCAACCACCGCAGCGGCAGCCCAAAAGAGCGGCGACGTCAAACGCATTTTCGCCTCGCCCCTCGCCCGCCGTATCGCAGCGCAGAAAGGTTTGGACCTGAGTGCCATCAAGGGGTCTGGCCCACATGGGCGTATCGTCAAGGCTGATGTTGAAAGTGCTGAAGCCGCGCCTGTGACGGCGGCTGAGCCCACCGCAGACGCAAGCCCGGTGCAAGCAGCGCTCGCTGCGCCAAGTGGCCCATCAAGCGACGCAATTGCGAAAATGTATGCGAGCCGGGAATACGAAGAGGTCGAGCTCGATGGAATGCGCAAAACCATCGCAGCGCGTCTTACTGAAGCCAAGCAAACCGTGCCGCATTTCTACCTCCGCCGAGACATCAAGCTGGACGCCCTGCTTGAGTTCCGCGGCACTTTGAATGGCCAACTGGCGGATCGCGGTGTGAAATTGTCGGTGAACGATTTCATTATCAAGGCGTGCGCTTTGGCCCTACAGCAAGTGCCGGAAGCGAATGCCGTTTGGGCTGGCGACAAGGTGCTAAAATTGACTCCGTCTGATGTAGCGGTGGCCGTAGCTATCGAAGGAGGTCTTTTCACGCCGGTCTTGCAAGACGCACATCAAAAGTCGCTGTCGGCCTTGTCCGCCGAAATGAAGGGTCTGGCAAGCCGCGCACGGGACCGGAAGTTGGCACCGCATGAGTATCAGGGCGGCAGCTTTGCAATTTCGAACCTTGGCATGTTCGGCATTGATAATTTTGACGCTGTTATCAACCCACCGCACGGTGCAATTCTGGCCGTTGGCACTGGCGTCAAGAAACCGATCGTGGGCAAGGATGGAAAACTGGGCGTGGCGACGGTGATGTCTGTCACCTTGTCCGTCGATCACCGCGTCATCGACGGCGCGCTTGGCGCACAGTTGCTGCAGGTCATCGTAGACAACCTTGAAAACCCACTGGCAATGCTAGCCTAA
- a CDS encoding pyruvate dehydrogenase complex E1 component subunit beta — MATEILMPALSPTMEEGTLAKWLVKEGDTVSSGDIMAEIETDKATMEFEAVDEGIVGKILIDEGTEGVKVNTPIAVLIEEGESVDDIETSSAPAPAALNGEEGKAASPATASTPDTPPAPKVDASPDWPEGTAMKEQTVREALRDAMAEEMRADETVFLMGEEVAEYQGAYKVSQGLLDEFGAKRVIDTPITEHGFAGIGVGAAFGGLRPIVEFMTFNFAMQAIDQIINSAAKTLYMSGGQMGAPMVFRGPNGAAARVGAQHSQDYAAWYMQVPGLKVAMPYSASDAKGLMKTAIRDPNPVIFLENEILYGRTFDVPDMDDFSIPFGKARIWREGEDVTIVSFGIGMQYALEAADKLAEEGINAEVIDLRTLRPMDTGTIINSVMKTNRCVTVEEGWPQGSVGNYISSVIMQQAFDYLDAPVINCTGKDVPMPYAANLEKHALITTAEVIQAVKQVTYR, encoded by the coding sequence ATGGCAACCGAAATTCTGATGCCCGCCCTGTCCCCCACGATGGAGGAAGGCACGCTTGCGAAATGGCTGGTGAAGGAGGGCGATACGGTGTCGTCCGGCGACATCATGGCCGAGATCGAGACCGATAAGGCGACGATGGAGTTCGAAGCTGTTGACGAGGGGATCGTCGGCAAGATCCTGATCGACGAAGGCACCGAAGGCGTAAAGGTGAACACCCCCATCGCCGTCCTGATCGAGGAAGGCGAGAGCGTGGACGACATCGAGACGTCAAGCGCCCCTGCCCCCGCTGCGTTGAACGGCGAAGAGGGCAAGGCCGCCTCCCCCGCGACCGCCTCTACCCCCGATACACCCCCTGCCCCAAAGGTGGATGCGAGCCCTGACTGGCCGGAAGGCACCGCCATGAAGGAACAGACTGTGCGTGAAGCTTTGCGCGACGCGATGGCTGAAGAGATGCGTGCGGACGAGACCGTGTTCCTGATGGGCGAGGAAGTGGCCGAGTATCAGGGCGCTTACAAAGTGTCCCAAGGCTTGCTCGATGAGTTCGGCGCAAAGCGCGTGATCGACACACCCATCACAGAACACGGTTTTGCCGGGATCGGGGTCGGCGCCGCCTTTGGCGGATTGCGCCCTATTGTCGAGTTCATGACCTTCAACTTCGCTATGCAGGCGATCGACCAGATTATCAACTCCGCTGCCAAGACGCTGTATATGTCCGGCGGCCAGATGGGCGCGCCCATGGTCTTTCGCGGTCCGAACGGTGCCGCCGCCCGCGTGGGTGCCCAGCACTCCCAGGACTACGCCGCGTGGTACATGCAGGTGCCTGGTCTTAAGGTGGCCATGCCCTATTCCGCCTCGGACGCCAAAGGGTTGATGAAGACCGCTATCCGCGACCCCAACCCTGTGATCTTCCTGGAAAACGAGATCCTTTATGGCCGCACCTTCGACGTGCCCGACATGGATGACTTCTCGATCCCATTCGGCAAGGCACGCATCTGGCGCGAGGGCGAGGACGTGACCATCGTGTCCTTCGGGATCGGTATGCAATACGCTCTTGAGGCCGCCGACAAGCTGGCCGAAGAGGGTATCAACGCCGAAGTCATCGACCTGCGCACATTGCGCCCTATGGATACGGGCACCATCATCAACTCGGTGATGAAGACCAACCGCTGTGTGACCGTTGAAGAAGGTTGGCCGCAAGGCTCCGTCGGCAACTACATTAGCTCTGTCATTATGCAGCAAGCGTTCGACTACCTTGATGCGCCTGTCATCAACTGCACGGGTAAGGATGTCCCGATGCCCTATGCCGCTAACCTCGAAAAGCACGCGTTGATCACCACAGCTGAGGTGATCCAGGCCGTCAAACAAGTTACCTACCGCTAA